Proteins encoded together in one Capricornis sumatraensis isolate serow.1 chromosome 3, serow.2, whole genome shotgun sequence window:
- the RPL11 gene encoding large ribosomal subunit protein uL5 — protein sequence MAQDQGEKENPMRELRIRKLCLNICVGESGDRLTRAAKVLEQLTGQTPVFSKARYTVRSFGIRRNEKIAVHCTVRGAKAEEILEKGLKVREYELRKNNFSDTGNFGFGIQEHIDLGIKYDPSIGIYGLDFYVVLGRPGFSIADKKRRTGCIGAKHRISKEEAMRWFQQKYDGIILPGK from the exons ATGGCG CAGGATCAAGGTGAGAAGGAGAACCCCATGCGGGAACTGCGCATCCGCAAGCTCTGCCTCAACATCTGCGTCGGGGAGAGCGGAGACAGGCTGACCCGGGCAGCCAAGGTGCTGGAGCAGCTCACGGGCCAAACCCCGGTGTTCTCCAAAG CTAGATACACTGTCAGATCCTTCGGCATCAGGAGGAATGAAAAGATTGCCGTCCACTGCACCGTCCGTGGGGCCAAGGCAGAAGAAATCCTGGAGAAAGGTCTAAAG GTGCGAGAGTACGagttaagaaaaaataacttCTCAGATACTGGAAACTTTGGCTTTGGGATCCAAGAACACATCGATCTGGGGATCAAGTACGACCCGAGCATCGGAATCTACGGCCTGGACTTCTATGTG GTGCTGGGTAGGCCAGGTTTCAGCATCGCAGACAAGAAGCGCAGGACAGGCTGCATTGGGGCCAAACACAGAATCAGCAAAGAGGAGGCCATGCGCTGGTTCCAGCAGAAG TATGATGGGATCATCCTTCCTGGCAAATAA